Proteins co-encoded in one Colletes latitarsis isolate SP2378_abdomen chromosome 2, iyColLati1, whole genome shotgun sequence genomic window:
- the LOC143351686 gene encoding DNA repair protein XRCC3: MANYFESAKIMKEREKFLTTGCSKFDTLLQGGIPTRGITQIYGAASTGKTQLALQLCLTVQLPVAEGGFAAGAVYICTECVFPSRRLQQLIQKLEPTKKHGINGDLIFVEHVSSINELEICLLHRIPMLMSVYKIGLIVVDSIAAPYRVEDWNDESNNRAKSLRTIGRQLHKLCGNEVCVVCINQVTATVHNNVLNDNSIERPSLGTTWLSMITNSIQFYRIDSLRYACVKLSSNLPEIIIPFEVQGSGVKAIEQIIQNKFQNN; this comes from the exons ATGGCAAATTATTTTG AAAGTGCGAAAATAATGAAGGAACGTGAAAAATTTCTCACAACGGGTTGCTCGAAGTTTGATACACTGCTTCAAGGTGGTATCCCTACACGCGGGATTACACAAATTTACGGAGCAGCTAGCACAGGGAAAACTCAATTGGCTTTGCAACTATGCTTGACCGTACAATTACCTGTAGCAGAGGGTGGTTTTGCTGCTG GTGCTGTATACATTTGTACCGAATGTGTTTTTCCATCAAGACGATTACAGCAATTGATACAAAAATTAGAACCCACTAAGAAACACGGAATAAACGGTGACTTAATATTTGTGGAACATGTTTCATCTATT AATGAATTGGAAATATGTTTGCTTCATAGAATTCCGATGTTAATGTCTGTATACAAAATAGGATTGATAGTTGTAGATTCAATTGCTGCTCCATACAGAGTAGAAGATTGGAACGATGAATCTAACAATAGGGCAAAGAGTTTAAGAACAATTGGGCGACAACTACATAAATTATGCGGGAACGAAGTGTGTGTAGTTTGTATTAATCAG GTAACAGCGACTGTTCATAACAATGTGCTTAACGATAATTCTATCGAGCGACCATCGTTAGGAACAACATGGCTGAGCATGATAACTAACTCCATACAGTTTTATAGGATAGATTCTCTAAGATATGCTTGTGTCAAATTGTCATCAAATCTGCCAGAAATAATTATTCCATTCGAAGTACAAGGGTCTGGTGTGAAAGCAATAGaacaaataatacaaaataaatttcaaaacaaTTAG
- the LOC143351685 gene encoding RNA pseudouridylate synthase domain-containing protein 1 produces the protein MYKFTYKNKMLYIANINKVLYNCSIFILRLTQTLIKLLKLQLKDLLQIKRGNYVDVLHHSEHFLVVSKPYDMYINSNNPEKKNTLQSELKKILPNLANPNLFHEYHFVHRLDYATSGVICIALNKKAARAASNAFASRIAKKFYLALLHGHINEPYLIIDKAIGIDIREKEGNHKMCISDNIFCEKPRKSCTVLVVLEQGFRNGKPATKVLLCPETGRRHQLRVHCSHIGHTVVGDYTYSERKDIEPYRTFLHSFRLILNNDIENLDVRSIDPFQASDPRNQWSPTNIARVLDENIFSDIYNLIQ, from the exons ATGTACAAGTTCACgtacaaaaataaaatgttgTACATAGCGAATATAAATAAAGTACTATACAATTGTAGCATATTTATTCTAAGATTAACACAGACTCTTATAAAGTTGTTGAAATTACAACTGAAAGATTTATTGCAAATTAAACGTGGGAATTATGTAGATGTATTGCATCACAGTGAACATTTTTTAGTAGTTTCCAAACCGTatgatatgtatattaatagcaATAATCCAGAGAAAAAG AATACCCTTCAgtctgaattaaaaaaaattttaccaaatttggccaatccaaatttatttcatgAATATCATTTTGTACATAGATTGGATTATGCAACCAGTGGTGTTATATGTATTGCATTAAATAAAAAGGCAGCAAGAGCTGCTTCAAATGCATTTGCATCACGAATagcaaaaaaattttatttggcaTTACTCCATGGTCATATTAACGAACCTTACCTTATAATAGACAAAGCAATTG GAATTGATATAAGAGAAAAAGAGGGAAACCACAAAATGTGTATTAGCGATAACATATTTTGTGAAAAGCCACGGAAATCTTGTACAGTCCTTGTAGTACTAGAACAAGGTTTTAGAAATGGAAAACCAGCTACAAAAGTGTTATTATGTCCTGAAACTGGAAGACGGCATCAGTTAAGAGTACATTGTTCTCATATTGGTCATACCGTAGTAGGAGATTATACGTACAGTGAAAGAAAAGATATAGAACCTTATAGAACATTTCTTCACTCCTTCAG ATTGATACTAAATAATGATATTGAAAACTTAGATGTAAGAAGTATAGATCCATTTCAAGCCTCTGACCCAAGAAATCAATGGTCGCCGACAAATATCGCCCGTGTCTTggatgaaaatatattttcagaTATTTATAATCTTATACAATAA